From the genome of Variovorax sp. RA8, one region includes:
- the bcsB gene encoding cellulose biosynthesis cyclic di-GMP-binding regulatory protein BcsB: MPAPKLLLAVILVSMGCGAAQAQVQPAHDPAHVPAPHATANPAAGAVREMSLAQLGVDYAITLRGTQASVGIPFSVRGDELVTAASLQLHYSYSPALLPELSHLAVTVNDVAVATLPLPREGAGQPRSATIPIDRRLVGDYNRINIELIGHYTRECEDPAHSSLWAKVDASSSLRLTAEPFAAHADLGTLPVPFFDPRDPRRLRLPFVLGDNGFPTLEAAGIVSSWFGALAGYRGAVFPVSAGVLPADSNAVVFAMPGTTVPGLQLPDIQGPGLAVIDRPGDPIRKLLLVMGRNPAELRTAAAALALNSRALSGSTTAVANFQEPPVRRPYDAPRWIAGDRPVRLGELAAAEDLNVEGYTPDVVKVNLQVPPDLFAWRSRGIPLELGYRYTPRAHADQSTLNINLGENFIGSLPLRAANPNPWWNPFARTLLPDGTAGERKTIHLPPLALGARSQLRLHYYFQPDAGPCKALLGNVRGSIDADSTVDISRLPHYLAMPELAAFANGGFPFTRLADLADTAVVLPDAPGQADQEIFLALMGQLGNATGYPALRVSVGGASKVSQWAGKDLLVLGSLQGQPLFAQWAGRMPLAHGHGVQAFRVGTWFDEALKFVAGTRRREDLPSVAQMAISVGGQDAALAGFESPLAAGRSVVAVVASAESQSALLNAMMSPEMLRRIQGSTSIVRGTEVHSLLGGETYYVGRLPPVAWVQWKLSRNPLLLAGLVLALAFIGAGAAYFSLQRRAHRRLREGPPS; encoded by the coding sequence ATGCCGGCTCCCAAGCTGCTGCTCGCCGTGATCCTGGTCTCGATGGGGTGCGGCGCGGCGCAAGCGCAGGTGCAGCCGGCGCACGATCCGGCGCACGTTCCGGCGCCGCATGCCACGGCGAACCCTGCCGCCGGCGCCGTGCGGGAAATGAGCCTTGCGCAGCTCGGCGTCGACTACGCGATCACGCTGCGCGGCACCCAGGCCAGCGTCGGAATTCCGTTCAGCGTGCGTGGCGACGAGCTGGTGACGGCAGCCTCGCTGCAGCTCCACTACTCGTACTCGCCCGCACTGCTGCCCGAGCTCTCGCACCTCGCCGTGACCGTCAACGACGTGGCGGTGGCGACATTGCCGCTGCCGCGCGAGGGCGCGGGCCAGCCGCGCAGCGCCACCATCCCCATCGACCGCCGCCTGGTGGGCGACTACAACCGCATCAACATCGAGCTCATCGGCCACTACACGCGCGAGTGCGAAGACCCCGCCCACTCCAGCCTGTGGGCGAAGGTGGACGCATCGAGCAGCCTGCGCCTGACGGCCGAGCCCTTCGCAGCCCATGCCGACCTCGGCACGCTGCCCGTGCCCTTCTTCGACCCGCGGGATCCGCGCCGCCTGCGACTGCCTTTTGTCCTTGGCGATAACGGCTTCCCGACGCTCGAGGCCGCGGGCATCGTGTCTTCCTGGTTCGGGGCGCTGGCGGGCTACCGCGGGGCCGTGTTCCCGGTGTCGGCGGGTGTGCTGCCGGCCGATTCGAATGCCGTGGTCTTCGCGATGCCCGGCACCACCGTCCCTGGGCTGCAGTTGCCTGACATCCAGGGACCGGGCCTCGCCGTGATCGACCGGCCGGGCGATCCGATTCGCAAGCTGCTGCTCGTCATGGGCCGCAACCCGGCCGAGTTGCGCACGGCCGCCGCCGCGCTTGCGCTCAACAGCCGCGCCCTGAGCGGCAGCACGACAGCCGTCGCCAACTTCCAGGAGCCGCCCGTGCGCCGGCCCTACGACGCGCCGCGCTGGATCGCGGGCGACCGGCCGGTGCGGCTCGGCGAACTCGCCGCGGCCGAGGACCTGAACGTGGAGGGCTACACGCCGGACGTGGTCAAGGTCAACCTGCAGGTGCCCCCGGACCTCTTCGCCTGGCGCTCGCGCGGCATCCCGCTCGAACTCGGGTACCGCTACACGCCGAGGGCCCACGCCGACCAGTCGACCCTCAACATCAACCTCGGCGAAAACTTCATCGGTTCGCTGCCCCTGCGCGCGGCCAACCCGAACCCCTGGTGGAACCCGTTCGCGCGCACGCTGCTGCCAGACGGCACGGCCGGTGAACGCAAGACCATCCACCTGCCGCCGCTCGCGCTCGGCGCCCGCAGCCAGCTGCGCCTGCACTACTACTTCCAGCCCGATGCCGGACCCTGCAAGGCGCTGCTGGGCAACGTGCGCGGCAGCATCGATGCCGACTCGACCGTCGACATCTCGCGCCTGCCCCACTACCTGGCGATGCCCGAGCTGGCTGCCTTCGCCAACGGTGGCTTTCCGTTCACGCGCCTGGCCGACCTGGCCGACACCGCGGTGGTGCTGCCCGATGCGCCGGGGCAGGCGGACCAGGAGATCTTCCTTGCGCTCATGGGCCAGCTCGGCAATGCGACCGGCTATCCGGCGCTGCGGGTCTCGGTCGGCGGTGCGTCGAAGGTGTCGCAATGGGCCGGCAAGGATCTCCTGGTGCTCGGCAGTCTCCAGGGCCAGCCTCTGTTCGCGCAATGGGCCGGGCGCATGCCGCTCGCGCACGGCCATGGCGTGCAGGCGTTCCGGGTGGGCACGTGGTTCGACGAGGCCTTGAAGTTCGTGGCCGGCACGCGCCGGCGCGAAGACCTCCCCTCGGTCGCGCAGATGGCCATCTCGGTCGGTGGGCAGGATGCCGCGCTCGCGGGCTTCGAATCGCCGCTTGCGGCAGGCCGAAGCGTGGTGGCGGTGGTCGCCAGCGCCGAGTCGCAGTCCGCGCTGCTGAACGCGATGATGTCGCCGGAGATGCTTCGCCGCATCCAGGGCAGCACCTCGATCGTGCGGGGCACCGAGGTCCACAGTCTGCTGGGCGGCGAGACCTACTACGTGGGCCGCCTGCCCCCCGTCGCCTGGGTGCAGTGGAAGCTCTCGCGCAACCCCCTGCTGCTGGCCGGGCTGGTTCTCGCGCTGGCATTCATCGGCGCCGGGGCCGCGTACTTCAGCCTGCAGCGGCGCGCGCACCGGCGGCTGCGGGAAGGGCCGCCGTCGTGA